DNA from Deinococcus arcticus:
ACAATCACCGCCGACTGCACTCCAGCCTGGGCTACGTCCCACCTGCTGAGTTCGCCGCCCGCTACACTGCCGCACAGAGGTGACTTGCCCCGCGGTCCGCTCAATTGGGTTCACTCCACCCCTTCTGCTGGCGTTAAAGGAGAGCGCTGAGCAGGCGTCAAGCGGACCCGCTCCCGGGTTTCTGCACGCCGCAGCAACTCCGCGAGTTCCTCCAGGGTGCGGCTCCGGTACGCCAAGCCCAGCAGGCCCAGGTTCCACAGATCATCGAGGTATTCGGGACAGGCGTTCTGGGTCAGCACGAAGCTGCTGGCGGCCGATTCTGGCGTCACCATCTGAAAGGCAAAGCCGACCGGCCAGTCCAGGACCAGCGAGACGGCCGGAAATTCAGGGAGACGGGCATGGAGCGCATCTTCGAGCAAGCGGGCGATGAGGGGTTGGGTGCTGACGACCTGGAGCTGTGCATTGCGGACCAGCAAGGAGACCTCCCGGCGAATCTGAGAAATACGCGGATAACGTAATTCTGTCAGGAATTGCGGGACTGGTCAGCCGAGTTTTCTACTGCACACAAAGGTGTGGGAGAAGACTACCAGTAGATTTCTACCTTTAAGCAGCTTTCATCCACGGCTATGCTTCCCACAGAATGAGTACCGCTGACGTGATGCTGCTGGGGCTTGAACGGGTCTCTGAAGCTGACTTCTTGCGGCTGCAAGCGTGCGTACGGGAATGGCGCGTATTGTGGGGCCTGACGCTGACCCACTGCTTACGGCTGGAGGACGAACGCGACGCGTTCGTCCTGATCGCTGAGCGGACCTACCGGGAAGCCCTCGATCACCTGGAAGACTGGCTCCGCGCCGCCTTCCCGGACCATGTGATCGTGGGGCATGCCTATGTCCAGGGTATGCATCTGCCGGTCTACACGATGGATCAGGCTGGATTGGAGCTGATGCGCCGGATGCAGTCGCGTACAGCGTGCATTGTTGAGGATGCGCGAGCGGGAAAGACCAGCCCCCTGTTACCGTCCGTCTCCTCGCACCTCGATGGGGTAGCGGCCTGGCGAACCCGCAATCATGTCAGACCCCAGGGTCAGGGTGTGTACCTTCTCTGTGATGCCTGCGGCGAGAGCACAGCCCGGCAGGCGAATGAAGAGGAGGCGTGGGAGGTCGCTGGGACAAAGGGCTGGCGAGTGTATCGAGACTTGGATGTTTGTATCTGTGAGCGCTGTGTCCAGAGTGGCAACGCACGGGCGCTGGAGCGGGTGCTATGCAGATTGGAAGCTCGACAATCTGCCTGACACTGAGGGGGTCGGGAAACTCTTCACTTTGCGCTTCGTAGCAGCTTCCTTAAACCACCCCCTGGGTGGGCGTCGGCGTGACGGACAGACTGGCGGTGACCGCCAGGATGAGGCTCAACAGCGCCACTTCCAGTGACAGCAGGGCGTCCACGCGGCCCTGACGCGCCAGGCGTCGCCGGAGCAGGCCCGCCACCCCCAGCGTCACGCCAACGAACACCAGTTTCAGCAGCAGCAGCCGGCCGTAACGGCTGTCCAGCGTGGGCACGCCGCCAGCATGTTCCCAGGTGGCCACTATGCCCGTCACGGCCAGCACCAGCACACAGGCCGTGGCCACCGGTGCAAAGCGGGTCAGGGCTGCCAGACGGCCGTCCGGCCAGGCCACCAACGTCAGCACGCCGCCAAGCCAGACGGCCATTGCGCCGCCATGCGCCGCGTGGAGAAGCCGAACGCTGGGACCATGGCCAGCACCGTGCCCCAGTCCGCCCACCCTCGGCCGGCTCGGCCGGCCCGCTGGCTCCAGAATGCCCCGCATGCGCGGCTGCGCCTGGGGTGGCCAGGGCCAGAGGCTCGCGTCCCAGGTACACGAAGGCGCCGAGGACACACAGGACACTCAGCAGCCAGCGCATCTGGGCCTGGGCCATCTGTTGCGCCGTTACCTGGACCGGCTCACTGTGCGGCCCCGCTGATGGTGATCAGGGTGTTGGGACCCTGCTGCACGGCCGTGTAGTGCAGCTCGGCCGGTACGGCGCGGCCCATAAAGGCCGAGTAGTGGGTGGCTTCCCGCAGTTCGTCGTCCAGCAGAATAAAACCTTTGTCTCGCAGGACCTGGGCCGCGACCAGCGGCTGCCAGCCGGACACCAGGTACTGCTCAACCCGGCTCTCCCCAGCCCGGACTTCCCGGCGGTAACTCTGGCTGTCCGGACAGGTGGGGCTCAGGCCGACGGGGAGCGGTGCCAGACCGTTCCACAGCGTACCAGGCGTCTCAATGCAGTACAGCGGCGAGCGCCAGCGCAGGCTGTCCGCCAGCCACCACCCGGTGGGCACGCTGACCAGCGCGCCGCCCAGGAGGGCGAGCGCCAGCGTCCGCCGCTGCCCCTTACTCGGTCGCGTGATCCAGGGCATTACGGATGGTGGTCGTGACATGGTGATCGAGGAGCCGGTAATAGGCAATGCGGCCTTCCTTGCGGAACGTGACGATGCGGCCGGTGCGCAGGAGGCGCAGCTGATGACTAACGGCACTCTCGCTGATGCCCACCACCGCTGCCAGATCACACACGCACAGCTCAGTCGTCTTCAGCGCACTCAGAATCTTGAGCCGGGTGGGGTCCGCCATCAGTTTCAAAAAGGCGGCTGCGTCCTCAATGCAGACGTCCTCCGGTTGGTGGGTGCGCGCCAGTTGGACGGCCTCCGGATGCAGACAGGTCACTTCGCACACGTCGTCTTGAGAGGCGGTTCTCATCACGTCAGTGTAGAGGCTGGTCAAGACACCTGCTGTCACTGCATCACCGTCCGCACGTCCGCCGCAATCCGGTCCGTGAGGTTGAGCTGCGTGTAATCCCACACCACTCGCCGGTTGCCCTCTTTGTCAACCAGATAGACACCGGTCGTGTGATTCACGTCGTAGCGGTCGGGCGCCGTGACATTCGAATACTCAAACCCGACGCCCCAGGCGGCTGCCGCCTGGCGCAGCGGCGTTTTGGGGATCACCAGACCGCGGGCGTCTGGGCTGAAGTAGCGGACGTATGAGCGCAGTTCCGCTGGCGTGTCCCGCCCAGGATCAACCGTAACGAGCAAACTCACAAAATCTGTGCGCTGCCGCTCTGGGAGTGTCTGCCGCACCCGTTCCAGGGCCGCCAGGGTGGTGGGGCAGATATTTGGGCAGTTCAGGAAGCCGAAAAAGACGGCCACCGTTTTGCCTTTGAAATCAGCCAGGGCCAGGGGACGACCGTCGTCACCGGTCCCGGCCAGGGGCGGGGCCGCGGTGCCGGGCGGATAGGCCGTACCGAGGAGGGCCTGCGGGTTGCGCAGCCGGGTGTACAGCAGC
Protein-coding regions in this window:
- a CDS encoding ArsR/SmtB family transcription factor → MRTASQDDVCEVTCLHPEAVQLARTHQPEDVCIEDAAAFLKLMADPTRLKILSALKTTELCVCDLAAVVGISESAVSHQLRLLRTGRIVTFRKEGRIAYYRLLDHHVTTTIRNALDHATE
- a CDS encoding SCO family protein, which encodes MTSDSLPLAQAPRSWQRSLTLALLAVAALLSLALLYTRLRNPQALLGTAYPPGTAAPPLAGTGDDGRPLALADFKGKTVAVFFGFLNCPNICPTTLAALERVRQTLPERQRTDFVSLLVTVDPGRDTPAELRSYVRYFSPDARGLVIPKTPLRQAAAAWGVGFEYSNVTAPDRYDVNHTTGVYLVDKEGNRRVVWDYTQLNLTDRIAADVRTVMQ
- a CDS encoding CopD family protein, producing the protein MAVWLGGVLTLVAWPDGRLAALTRFAPVATACVLVLAVTGIVATWEHAGGVPTLDSRYGRLLLLKLVFVGVTLGVAGLLRRRLARQGRVDALLSLEVALLSLILAVTASLSVTPTPTQGVV